From the Anaerolineales bacterium genome, one window contains:
- a CDS encoding acetyl-CoA carboxylase biotin carboxyl carrier protein subunit: MMSKYITTIGEKQYTVELIDATHVSVNDKIYEIDFVAVSGQPVFSLLLNGGSFQAEVYPGEEDDMMQVLMRGRLYEALVEDEREKRLSSAAGAAAQSGEFVLRAPMPGLVVKIPVEEGAQVQKGDVLLILESMKMQNELKSPREGKVTRIQVKAGDSVEQRQVMLSVE, encoded by the coding sequence ATGATGAGCAAATACATTACAACCATTGGCGAGAAGCAGTACACCGTCGAGCTGATCGACGCCACACATGTCAGCGTCAACGATAAGATCTACGAAATTGACTTTGTGGCCGTCTCCGGTCAGCCGGTGTTCAGCCTGCTGCTTAACGGCGGCTCCTTCCAGGCCGAGGTCTACCCCGGCGAAGAAGATGACATGATGCAGGTGCTGATGCGCGGCCGCCTGTACGAAGCCCTGGTGGAAGATGAGCGCGAGAAACGGCTAAGCAGCGCGGCGGGCGCCGCGGCCCAGTCCGGCGAATTCGTGCTGCGCGCCCCGATGCCCGGCTTGGTCGTCAAGATCCCCGTGGAGGAAGGCGCCCAAGTTCAGAAAGGCGACGTGCTTTTGATCTTGGAATCAATGAAGATGCAGAATGAGTTGAAGTCGCCGCGTGAAGGAAAGGTCACCCGCATTCAAGTGAAAGCGGGCGACAGTGTAGAACAACGCCAGGTGATGCTGAGCGTGGAATAG
- the accC gene encoding acetyl-CoA carboxylase biotin carboxylase subunit, with translation MFDKVLIANRGEIAVRIIRACRELGLQTVAVFSEADRNALHVRLADEAYLIGPPPSRESYLQMERILDVARKTKASAIHPGYGFLAERSDFAQACEDSGITFIGPRPSAISAMGDKATARATVIAAGVPVVPGTEDVGNLTNEKLLAAARKIGFPLLIKATAGGGGKGMREVKNIDEMPHLLESARSEALAAFGNGDVYLEKLVEGARHIEFQIMADMDGNTVHLGERECSLQRRHQKLLEEAPSPFIDDDEEFRQRMGEVAVKAAKAVNYLNAGTIEFLVDKDKNFYFLEMNTRLQVEHPITEEVTGIDIVTEQLRIARGRQLSVRQEDVRMQGWAIECRINAEDAHNNFLPSTGYISHHVLPTGPGVRVDTGVFGGFQITPYYDSLVSKLVVKGESRAQAILRMRRALEEYRIVGVKTNIPFHQSILEQARFIAGKFDTRFVEERFSLEEAEGGKETHPEIAAIFATLVAHEQAERSAHIISRGKRDTSNWKWVSRWERMNR, from the coding sequence ATGTTTGACAAAGTACTGATCGCCAACCGCGGCGAGATCGCCGTGCGCATCATCCGCGCCTGCCGTGAGCTGGGCCTGCAAACCGTGGCCGTCTTCTCCGAAGCCGACCGCAATGCGCTGCACGTGCGGCTGGCCGACGAAGCCTACTTGATCGGCCCTCCGCCCTCCCGTGAGTCCTACCTGCAGATGGAGCGCATTCTGGATGTGGCCCGCAAGACCAAGGCCAGCGCCATCCACCCGGGCTACGGCTTCCTGGCCGAACGCTCTGATTTCGCCCAGGCCTGCGAAGACTCGGGCATTACCTTCATCGGCCCGCGCCCCTCGGCCATTTCAGCGATGGGCGACAAGGCGACTGCCCGCGCCACGGTCATCGCCGCCGGCGTGCCCGTGGTGCCTGGCACCGAAGACGTGGGCAACCTGACCAACGAGAAGCTGCTGGCCGCGGCCCGCAAGATCGGCTTTCCGCTGCTGATCAAAGCCACCGCAGGCGGCGGCGGCAAGGGCATGCGCGAGGTCAAGAACATCGACGAGATGCCCCACCTGCTCGAATCGGCCCGCAGCGAAGCGCTGGCCGCCTTTGGCAACGGCGATGTCTATCTGGAGAAACTGGTCGAAGGCGCCCGCCACATCGAATTCCAGATCATGGCCGACATGGACGGCAACACCGTCCACCTCGGCGAGCGCGAGTGCTCGCTGCAGCGCCGCCACCAAAAACTGCTGGAGGAAGCCCCCTCCCCCTTCATTGATGACGACGAGGAGTTCCGCCAGCGCATGGGCGAAGTGGCGGTCAAAGCCGCCAAAGCCGTCAACTATCTCAACGCCGGCACCATCGAATTTTTGGTGGACAAAGACAAGAACTTCTACTTCCTGGAGATGAACACGCGTCTGCAGGTGGAGCACCCCATCACCGAAGAAGTCACCGGCATCGACATCGTCACCGAACAGCTGCGCATCGCCCGCGGCCGCCAGCTCAGCGTGCGCCAGGAAGACGTCAGGATGCAGGGCTGGGCCATCGAGTGCCGCATCAATGCCGAAGACGCCCACAACAACTTCCTGCCCTCTACCGGCTACATCTCGCACCATGTGCTGCCCACCGGCCCTGGCGTGCGTGTGGACACCGGCGTGTTTGGCGGTTTTCAGATCACGCCCTACTACGACTCGTTGGTCTCCAAGCTGGTGGTCAAAGGCGAATCACGCGCCCAGGCCATCCTGCGTATGCGCCGCGCTCTGGAGGAATACCGCATCGTCGGCGTCAAGACCAACATCCCCTTCCACCAGAGCATCCTGGAGCAGGCCCGCTTCATTGCCGGCAAGTTCGACACGCGCTTCGTGGAAGAGCGCTTCTCGCTCGAGGAAGCCGAGGGCGGCAAGGAAACCCATCCGGAGATCGCCGCCATCTTCGCCACGCTGGTGGCGCATGAGCAGGCCGAGCGCTCCGCCCACATCATCTCGCGCGGCAAGCGCGACACCAGCAACTGGAAGTGGGTCTCCCGCTGGGAACGGATGAACCGCTAA
- the murI gene encoding glutamate racemase: MSTSPLPTAPIGAFDSGVGGLSVLRAIQAQLPQEHTLYVADQAHVPYGPRGLQEVRRLSEGVVEFLMGQGVKLIVIPCNTASAAALHALRAQYPGFPFVGMEPAVKPAAEHTTSGVVGVLATPTTFEGELYASVVERFGGGVTLLQDACPGLVAEIEAGRADGVEAERILRAALEPMLAWGLDTVVLGCTHYPFSFDVIRRIVGEDVRLIDPAPAIARRAAALLDAAGLRNPGPAGMTRYLTSGDPAAMQARVAELLGQQVNVEGLRWAAGQLQPVET; this comes from the coding sequence ATGTCGACTTCCCCATTACCCACCGCTCCAATTGGCGCTTTCGATTCCGGTGTCGGCGGCCTGAGCGTGCTGCGGGCCATCCAGGCCCAGCTGCCGCAGGAGCACACGCTCTACGTGGCGGACCAGGCGCATGTGCCTTACGGCCCGCGCGGCCTGCAGGAAGTGCGGCGCCTGTCTGAAGGCGTCGTGGAATTCTTGATGGGCCAGGGGGTCAAGCTGATCGTGATCCCCTGCAACACCGCCTCAGCCGCGGCGCTGCACGCCCTGCGCGCCCAATACCCCGGCTTCCCCTTCGTGGGCATGGAGCCGGCGGTGAAGCCCGCGGCGGAGCACACCACCAGCGGAGTGGTGGGTGTGCTGGCCACGCCCACCACTTTTGAGGGCGAGCTATACGCCTCAGTGGTGGAGCGCTTTGGCGGCGGTGTGACCCTGCTGCAGGATGCCTGCCCGGGCCTGGTGGCCGAGATCGAAGCCGGGCGGGCGGATGGGGTGGAGGCAGAGCGCATCCTGCGCGCAGCCCTGGAGCCGATGCTGGCCTGGGGGCTGGACACGGTGGTGCTGGGCTGCACGCATTACCCCTTTTCCTTTGACGTTATTCGGCGGATCGTGGGCGAGGACGTGCGTCTGATCGACCCGGCGCCGGCCATCGCCCGCCGGGCGGCCGCGCTGCTGGACGCCGCCGGGCTGCGCAACCCGGGGCCGGCCGGCATGACCCGCTATCTGACCAGCGGGGATCCGGCGGCCATGCAGGCCAGGGTGGCAGAACTGTTGGGGCAGCAAGTAAACGTGGAAGGCCTGCGGTGGGCAGCAGGTCAGCTGCAGCCGGTGGAGACCTAA
- a CDS encoding aminotransferase class V-fold PLP-dependent enzyme gives MKHMFFNDYSEGAHPRILQRLGTTNLQQMTGYGEDEVSLEAQKRIQNAIGSSDAAVHFVSGGTQANLLCLASMLKPYESVIAPVTGHINVHEAGAVEATGHRIEAIPTPDGKLRPDRLEPLIVRHADEHMTKPKVVFLSHSTEVGTIYSKQELEALSRFCHSHGLYLYLDGARLGSALTAPQADLTLGHIAQLTDMFYIGGTKNGALLGEAIVINNPALQPEFRRHIKQRGGLLAKGRSIGVQFLELFSDELYFDLARHANQMAHQLAAGIQALGFSFLTPPASNQIFPILPDALIKRVQADYGFYLWEPQADGHSAVRLVTSWATPEKAVDQFLVDLKQLA, from the coding sequence ATGAAGCACATGTTCTTCAATGATTATTCAGAGGGAGCCCACCCCAGGATCCTGCAACGTCTGGGGACCACCAACCTGCAGCAGATGACGGGCTATGGCGAAGACGAAGTATCCCTGGAAGCCCAGAAGCGCATCCAAAACGCCATCGGCAGCTCGGACGCTGCGGTTCATTTTGTCTCCGGCGGCACCCAGGCCAACTTACTCTGCCTGGCTTCGATGCTCAAACCCTATGAATCCGTGATCGCCCCTGTGACGGGGCACATCAACGTACATGAAGCCGGCGCGGTCGAAGCCACCGGGCACCGCATCGAGGCCATCCCCACCCCAGACGGCAAGCTCCGCCCGGACAGGCTGGAGCCGCTGATCGTGCGCCACGCTGACGAGCATATGACCAAACCTAAAGTGGTTTTTCTCTCCCACTCCACCGAAGTCGGCACGATTTATTCCAAACAAGAACTGGAAGCCCTCAGCCGGTTCTGCCATAGCCATGGCCTCTATCTATATCTGGACGGCGCTCGCTTGGGTTCAGCCCTTACCGCACCGCAGGCCGACCTGACCCTTGGCCACATCGCCCAACTGACCGACATGTTTTACATCGGCGGCACCAAGAATGGCGCTTTGCTGGGCGAGGCCATCGTGATCAACAACCCGGCCCTCCAGCCGGAATTTCGACGCCACATCAAACAGCGCGGCGGGTTGCTGGCTAAGGGACGCTCCATCGGCGTGCAATTCCTGGAGCTCTTCAGCGACGAGTTGTATTTTGACCTCGCCCGGCACGCCAACCAAATGGCCCACCAGCTAGCTGCCGGCATCCAGGCCCTCGGCTTCAGCTTCCTCACCCCACCCGCCAGCAACCAGATCTTTCCGATCCTGCCCGATGCGCTGATTAAGCGCGTACAGGCTGATTACGGTTTCTATCTTTGGGAACCACAAGCGGACGGCCACTCCGCCGTCCGCCTGGTCACCTCTTGGGCCACGCCCGAGAAAGCGGTGGACCAGTTCCTGGTGGATCTGAAACAATTGGCCTAG
- the rsmG gene encoding 16S rRNA (guanine(527)-N(7))-methyltransferase RsmG gives MPDFAKTIHDWLGVSVTDEQLAAFDQYAAELAAWNQRFNLTTITELEQVRTRHFLDSLSCWLALGAAPGRLADVGTGAGLPGLPLKILQPGLPLTLIEATAKKAGFLEHMVQVLRLKDVQVLAARAEEAGQLPAERAAYDWAVARALAPLPVLAEYLLPLVRVGGRMLAQKGREAAAELSAAQEAIRLLGGGPAQLLPAEVPGLDEERWLIVVEKVAETPAKYPRRPGMPSKRPLRADS, from the coding sequence ATGCCGGATTTTGCCAAGACGATACACGATTGGCTGGGCGTCTCTGTTACCGACGAGCAGCTGGCCGCCTTTGACCAGTACGCCGCCGAGCTGGCGGCCTGGAACCAGCGCTTCAACCTGACCACGATCACTGAGCTGGAGCAGGTGCGCACGCGCCATTTCCTCGACTCGCTGAGCTGCTGGCTGGCGCTGGGCGCGGCCCCCGGCCGTTTGGCCGACGTGGGGACCGGGGCGGGGCTGCCGGGGCTGCCGCTCAAGATCCTGCAGCCGGGGCTGCCGCTGACGCTGATCGAAGCCACGGCCAAGAAGGCCGGGTTCCTGGAGCACATGGTGCAAGTTTTGCGCCTGAAGGATGTGCAAGTGCTGGCCGCCCGGGCGGAAGAGGCCGGACAGCTGCCGGCTGAGCGCGCGGCTTACGACTGGGCCGTGGCGCGGGCGCTGGCCCCGCTGCCGGTGTTGGCGGAGTACCTGCTGCCTTTGGTGCGCGTGGGCGGCCGCATGCTGGCCCAAAAGGGCCGGGAAGCGGCCGCTGAACTGTCCGCGGCGCAGGAAGCCATCCGCCTGCTGGGCGGCGGCCCAGCGCAACTACTGCCCGCCGAGGTGCCTGGGTTGGATGAGGAGCGCTGGCTGATAGTAGTAGAGAAAGTGGCGGAAACGCCGGCCAAGTACCCGCGCCGGCCGGGGATGCCCAGCAAGCGGCCGCTGCGAGCTGATTCTTAG
- the cyaB gene encoding class IV adenylate cyclase → MVISHSDKEIEVKFFVRSLPEIETRLVKAGATLVQPRTHEYNLRFDTPEGSLSQQKSMLRLRRDFASHITYKGPSTTLGGALARQEIEFEVSNFAAAQKLIEALGFRSRFVYEKYRTTYALQGMKVTLDEMPYGDFVEIESGQAETLPGAASALDLNWELRLPETYVSIFRRLKELFQLSFNDITFANFENVTVDLHRSGIQEADTALA, encoded by the coding sequence ATGGTTATTTCGCACAGTGACAAAGAGATTGAGGTTAAGTTTTTCGTCCGCAGCCTGCCTGAGATCGAAACCCGCCTGGTAAAAGCCGGGGCTACTCTGGTGCAGCCGCGCACGCACGAATACAATTTGCGCTTTGACACGCCGGAGGGCAGCCTGAGCCAGCAGAAGAGCATGCTGCGCCTGCGCCGTGACTTTGCCAGCCACATTACCTATAAAGGGCCCAGCACTACGCTGGGCGGCGCGCTGGCCCGACAGGAGATCGAGTTCGAGGTCAGCAACTTCGCCGCCGCACAAAAGCTGATCGAAGCCCTGGGCTTTCGCTCCCGTTTTGTGTACGAGAAGTACCGCACTACCTATGCATTGCAAGGTATGAAAGTCACCTTGGACGAAATGCCCTACGGGGATTTCGTGGAAATTGAGAGCGGCCAAGCCGAAACGCTGCCAGGCGCGGCCAGCGCCCTGGACTTGAACTGGGAGCTGCGTCTGCCGGAAACTTATGTCAGCATTTTCCGGCGCCTTAAAGAGCTGTTTCAATTGTCTTTCAACGACATCACCTTCGCCAATTTCGAGAACGTGACGGTGGATCTGCACCGCAGCGGCATTCAAGAAGCGGACACCGCCTTAGCTTAA
- a CDS encoding DUF4287 domain-containing protein: MSFQAYLDNIELKTGKTPNEFLALAKEKGFGAETKAGEIVAWLKEDFDLGRGHAMALVHVIKNGPQISDKHVDSGGSHSDDSDVLRLDGIKNR; this comes from the coding sequence ATGTCATTTCAAGCCTATTTGGACAATATTGAATTGAAGACAGGCAAGACGCCCAATGAATTCCTGGCGCTGGCCAAGGAAAAAGGCTTTGGCGCGGAGACCAAAGCTGGTGAGATCGTGGCCTGGCTCAAAGAGGACTTCGATCTGGGGCGCGGCCACGCGATGGCGCTGGTGCACGTGATCAAGAACGGCCCGCAGATCAGCGATAAGCACGTGGACAGCGGCGGCAGCCACAGCGACGACAGCGATGTGTTGCGCCTGGACGGTATCAAGAATCGCTAA
- the moeB gene encoding molybdopterin-synthase adenylyltransferase MoeB, whose translation MSAELSRDELLRYSRHLLIPQVGLDGQRKLKAASVLVVGAGGLGSPAALYLAAAGVGRIGLVDYDVVDASNLQRQVIHGTSNLDQLKVESARSRLLDLNPGIDVPVYNESLTSANALRIVQGYDLVIDGTDNFPTRYLVNDVCVKLGIPNVYGSIFRFDGQVSVFAAKDGPCYRCLFPDPPPPGSVPSCAEGGVLGVLPGIIGSLQASEGLKLLLGIGEPLVGKLLLFHALDMRFDTIKLRKDPNCTVCSLPSEQIELIDYEAFCGVPAHDHDERPMDKEFEITPQALAAQIQQGHPPRLIDVREPHELHISQLPNAELIPLGELPARLPELDPSVEMVILCRSGSRSERAVEFLRAAGFTKVKNLVGGINAWARQVDPNLSVY comes from the coding sequence ATGTCTGCCGAGCTGTCCCGTGACGAACTGCTGCGCTATTCACGCCACTTGCTGATCCCGCAGGTGGGGCTGGACGGTCAACGCAAACTCAAGGCCGCCTCGGTGCTAGTGGTCGGCGCAGGCGGGTTGGGCTCTCCGGCTGCCTTGTACCTGGCCGCCGCCGGAGTGGGGCGCATTGGCCTGGTGGACTACGATGTGGTCGACGCCTCGAACTTGCAGCGCCAGGTGATCCATGGGACATCCAATCTCGACCAGCTCAAAGTCGAATCGGCCCGCAGCCGCCTGCTCGACCTGAACCCGGGCATTGATGTGCCGGTCTACAACGAGAGCTTGACCTCGGCCAATGCTCTGCGCATTGTTCAAGGCTACGACCTGGTGATCGACGGCACGGACAATTTCCCCACGCGTTATCTGGTCAACGATGTTTGCGTCAAGCTGGGCATCCCCAACGTGTATGGGTCGATCTTCCGCTTTGACGGCCAGGTGAGCGTCTTTGCCGCCAAAGACGGCCCCTGCTACCGTTGCCTGTTCCCCGACCCGCCCCCGCCGGGCAGTGTGCCCAGCTGCGCAGAAGGCGGCGTGCTGGGCGTCTTGCCGGGCATCATTGGCTCACTGCAGGCCAGCGAAGGCCTCAAGCTGTTGCTGGGGATCGGCGAGCCGCTGGTGGGCAAGTTGCTGCTTTTTCACGCGCTGGACATGCGCTTCGATACGATAAAACTTCGCAAAGATCCAAACTGTACCGTGTGCAGCCTGCCGTCCGAACAGATCGAGCTGATCGATTATGAAGCTTTCTGCGGTGTGCCGGCCCACGACCACGATGAGAGGCCTATGGACAAAGAATTTGAAATCACCCCGCAGGCATTGGCTGCCCAGATCCAGCAGGGCCACCCGCCGCGCTTGATCGACGTGCGCGAGCCGCACGAATTGCACATTTCCCAGCTGCCAAACGCCGAGCTGATCCCACTGGGCGAATTGCCCGCCCGCTTGCCCGAATTGGACCCGTCGGTCGAGATGGTCATCCTCTGCCGTTCCGGCTCGCGCTCCGAGCGCGCCGTGGAATTCCTGCGGGCGGCGGGCTTCACCAAGGTCAAGAACCTGGTGGGCGGCATCAATGCCTGGGCCCGGCAAGTGGACCCCAATCTCTCCGTCTATTAG
- a CDS encoding PIG-L family deacetylase, which produces MNTTPKTILVVMAHPDDESFGMGGTLAYYSSLGVDVHLVCATRGEAGTVDPEYLQKYKTIAELREAELHCAGQALGLKSISFLDYRDSGMVGSQDNQNPASLVQAPLEQVAERIVGHIRRLKPQVVITFDETGGYYHPDHIAVHKATVAAFHAAGDAAQFPKAGAPFQPDKLFFNARNRARLRRAVLFMRLLRKDPSKVGRNKDIDLTRLARDVDTPKHVSINYRSVQARKDQADACHASQGGGRFIGSNLLEVVARWLGNQDHFTQGYPLVAEDYRSTDFFAS; this is translated from the coding sequence ATGAACACTACTCCTAAAACTATTTTGGTTGTGATGGCCCACCCAGACGACGAGTCGTTTGGCATGGGCGGCACACTGGCTTATTACTCCAGCCTGGGGGTGGACGTGCACCTGGTGTGCGCCACGCGCGGCGAAGCCGGCACGGTCGACCCTGAATATCTGCAGAAGTACAAGACCATCGCCGAGCTGCGCGAGGCGGAACTGCACTGCGCCGGCCAGGCCCTGGGGCTGAAGAGCATTTCCTTCCTGGACTACCGCGACTCGGGTATGGTCGGTTCGCAGGACAACCAAAACCCCGCTTCGCTGGTGCAGGCGCCGCTGGAGCAGGTGGCCGAGCGCATTGTCGGCCACATCCGCCGGCTGAAGCCGCAAGTGGTGATCACTTTCGACGAGACTGGCGGCTACTACCATCCGGACCACATTGCGGTGCATAAGGCCACTGTGGCGGCCTTCCATGCCGCCGGCGACGCGGCGCAGTTCCCCAAAGCCGGGGCGCCTTTCCAGCCCGACAAACTCTTCTTCAACGCCCGCAACCGTGCCCGTCTGCGCCGGGCGGTGCTGTTCATGCGCCTGCTGCGCAAAGACCCCTCCAAAGTGGGACGCAACAAAGATATTGACCTGACCCGGCTGGCCCGCGATGTGGACACGCCCAAGCACGTCAGCATTAATTACCGCAGCGTGCAGGCGCGCAAGGACCAGGCGGATGCCTGCCACGCCAGCCAGGGCGGCGGCCGTTTCATTGGATCCAACCTGTTGGAGGTGGTGGCGCGTTGGCTGGGCAACCAGGACCATTTCACCCAAGGCTATCCACTTGTCGCAGAGGATTACCGCTCTACGGATTTCTTCGCCAGCTAA
- the infA gene encoding translation initiation factor IF-1, giving the protein MAKEKDTIKVEGTVIEALPGTQFQVELENGHKVLAYLSGKMRRFYIRILLGDRVTLEMSPYDMNRGRIVYRYNKASSPAPTEGL; this is encoded by the coding sequence ATGGCAAAAGAAAAAGACACAATCAAAGTTGAAGGAACCGTTATCGAAGCTTTGCCTGGAACACAGTTCCAGGTGGAATTGGAGAACGGCCATAAGGTATTGGCCTACCTGTCAGGCAAAATGCGCCGCTTCTATATCCGTATTTTGCTGGGCGACCGCGTCACATTGGAAATGTCGCCCTACGACATGAACCGCGGCCGCATCGTCTATCGCTATAACAAGGCCAGTTCACCCGCCCCCACCGAGGGGCTGTAA
- the rplS gene encoding 50S ribosomal protein L19 has translation MSELLKAVAAAPNPNIPALRPGDQVSVHVKIKEGDRERIQEFKGVVLRAGKSANTKNFTVRRVASNGIGVERTFLVHSPLIDKVVVEHSSVVRRANLGYLRGLTGKKARLKQKFSDLPKKGKGKAKAAPAEEAAESEAEA, from the coding sequence ATGTCTGAATTGTTAAAGGCCGTTGCGGCCGCCCCCAATCCGAATATTCCTGCCCTGCGCCCCGGCGACCAGGTCAGCGTGCACGTCAAGATCAAGGAAGGCGACCGTGAGCGCATCCAGGAGTTCAAGGGTGTTGTCTTGCGTGCCGGCAAATCTGCCAATACCAAAAACTTCACCGTGCGCCGCGTGGCCAGCAATGGTATCGGCGTCGAACGCACTTTCCTGGTGCATTCGCCGCTGATCGACAAAGTGGTGGTCGAGCACAGCTCCGTGGTGCGCCGCGCCAACCTGGGTTACCTGCGCGGTCTGACCGGCAAGAAGGCCCGCCTCAAGCAGAAGTTCAGCGACCTGCCCAAGAAGGGCAAGGGCAAAGCCAAAGCGGCTCCCGCAGAGGAAGCCGCCGAGAGCGAAGCCGAAGCCTAG
- a CDS encoding LysM peptidoglycan-binding domain-containing protein, with the protein MKAVLATLFAVAALLWLVPSPVAAQIPDQAYISSFVGRAQTYSLSCESRSAADWGAYWGVYIDETEFLNRLPRSDDPNKGFVGDVNGPWGYIPPAAYGVHAAPVAELLREYGLDAQAETGLRWDDLRAEIAAGRPAIVWVIGTVWAGTPRDYTTKAGDTVTVANNQHSMVLIGYDESRVHLVDALTGYTITHPLQNFLASWSVLGNMAVIGEGSGQLPAERQPSNASGSTYTVQSGDTLNRVANRFNLYWPDLAALNGISYPYLIYTGQVLLLSADAQSEEPLEENEPDVEEPQTYTVQRGDYLLKVAETLELDWLALARANGLLPPFDLHAGDVLQLPEEDAEWPAAQPPASYTATRSESLVMIAQFYGLDWLRLAGHNNIAFPYLLAPGQNITLD; encoded by the coding sequence ATGAAAGCTGTACTCGCCACCTTGTTTGCTGTGGCCGCTCTGCTGTGGCTGGTCCCCAGCCCCGTTGCGGCCCAGATCCCGGACCAGGCCTACATCTCGTCCTTTGTCGGCCGCGCCCAGACCTATTCACTCTCCTGTGAGTCGCGCTCGGCGGCGGACTGGGGCGCCTACTGGGGCGTGTACATTGACGAGACCGAGTTCCTCAACCGCCTGCCGCGCTCCGACGACCCCAACAAAGGCTTCGTCGGAGACGTCAACGGCCCCTGGGGCTACATTCCCCCGGCGGCCTACGGCGTGCACGCCGCCCCGGTAGCCGAACTGTTGCGCGAATATGGGTTGGACGCGCAGGCCGAGACCGGCCTGCGCTGGGACGACCTGCGCGCCGAGATCGCCGCCGGGCGGCCCGCCATCGTCTGGGTCATCGGCACGGTCTGGGCCGGCACCCCGCGCGATTACACCACCAAAGCCGGCGACACGGTCACGGTGGCCAACAACCAGCACAGCATGGTGCTCATCGGCTACGACGAGAGCCGCGTGCACCTGGTGGATGCCCTCACGGGCTATACCATCACGCATCCCCTGCAGAACTTCCTGGCCTCGTGGAGCGTGCTGGGCAATATGGCCGTGATTGGTGAGGGCAGCGGGCAGCTGCCCGCCGAGCGCCAGCCTAGCAATGCCAGCGGCAGCACGTACACTGTCCAGTCAGGCGACACGCTCAACCGGGTGGCCAATCGCTTCAATCTCTACTGGCCGGACCTGGCCGCGCTAAACGGCATCAGCTACCCCTATCTGATCTATACCGGCCAGGTGCTGCTGCTCAGCGCTGACGCGCAAAGCGAAGAGCCCCTCGAGGAAAACGAACCGGACGTAGAAGAGCCGCAAACTTATACCGTGCAGCGCGGCGACTACTTGCTAAAGGTGGCTGAAACGCTGGAGCTGGACTGGCTGGCCCTGGCGCGAGCCAATGGTTTGCTGCCGCCCTTTGACCTGCATGCCGGCGATGTGCTCCAGCTGCCCGAGGAGGACGCCGAATGGCCCGCCGCGCAACCGCCAGCCAGCTACACGGCGACCCGCAGCGAGAGCCTGGTGATGATCGCCCAGTTCTACGGTCTGGACTGGCTGCGTCTGGCCGGCCACAACAACATCGCCTTCCCTTACCTGCTGGCCCCCGGCCAAAACATCACTTTGGATTAA